The Flavobacterium faecale genome has a segment encoding these proteins:
- the xdhC gene encoding xanthine dehydrogenase accessory protein XdhC translates to MNNWLALLQDFKTKNTPVALVTVTHILGSAPCRLGAKMIVVNHKEFYGTIGGGKLEFQVIAEAVTAIKENKTKHFSYTLGPEFEQCCGGKVALLIEPMNQSPQLHLFGAGHIGVALCDIMKDTPFEVHLYDTRANWQENLKVDKSIIYHNEPFDLYKQTVGWGSNCYAVIMTHDHRLDFEITALALDSDTKYIGLIGSKTKKNRFNSMLIKELGMKEGIAPVHCPIGLDLGGNTPKEIAISIASELLKIHYGK, encoded by the coding sequence ATGAACAATTGGCTTGCCTTATTACAAGATTTCAAAACCAAAAATACTCCAGTAGCCTTGGTTACTGTGACGCATATTTTGGGCTCGGCACCTTGTAGATTAGGTGCAAAGATGATAGTCGTAAATCATAAAGAATTTTACGGCACTATAGGCGGCGGAAAACTAGAATTTCAAGTTATAGCAGAAGCTGTAACAGCGATAAAAGAGAATAAAACAAAACACTTTAGCTATACTTTGGGCCCAGAATTTGAGCAATGTTGCGGCGGAAAAGTGGCTTTATTAATTGAACCTATGAATCAATCACCACAATTGCATTTGTTTGGCGCAGGCCATATTGGTGTTGCCCTTTGTGACATTATGAAAGACACTCCTTTTGAGGTTCATTTGTACGACACTAGAGCAAATTGGCAAGAAAATTTGAAGGTAGACAAATCAATTATCTACCATAATGAACCGTTTGATTTATACAAACAAACTGTGGGTTGGGGTAGCAATTGCTATGCTGTAATTATGACTCACGACCATCGATTGGATTTTGAAATTACTGCTTTGGCATTGGACTCTGACACCAAGTATATTGGATTGATTGGAAGTAAGACCAAGAAAAACAGATTCAATTCGATGCTTATCAAGGAATTAGGAATGAAAGAAGGTATTGCTCCTGTACATTGCCCTATTGGACTAGATTTGGGGGGAAATACTCCCAAAGAAATTGCCATCAGCATTGCCTCTGAATTATTGAAAATACATTATGGAAAATAA